From Methylobacterium radiodurans, a single genomic window includes:
- a CDS encoding sulfonate ABC transporter substrate-binding protein, with protein MQARAARLAARAPLHHTWTLFTALALILLTALTARAEDKVFRVGYQKYGTLVLLKGKGLLEKKLAPLGYRVQWAEFPAGPQLLESLNAGAVDFGSAGEAPPIFAQAASPNLVYVAAEPPAPKGEAILVKPDSPIKTVADLRGRTVALNKGSNVHFLLVRALEEAGVPYEEVKTAFLTPADGAAAFARGAVDAWVIWDPYQASGERSTGARTLANGEGLAPNRQFYLSRRDFADQNRKAIDALIAAVAEIDAWAKDNTDAVAAELAPSVGIPAPILAVALRRQSYGVAPLDAAAIADQQRVADTFHKLKLLPKPITVSDAVWKPGS; from the coding sequence ATGCAGGCCCGAGCCGCACGCCTCGCCGCGCGCGCACCCCTTCACCACACCTGGACGCTCTTCACCGCCCTCGCCCTGATCCTGCTGACGGCGCTCACCGCCCGCGCCGAGGACAAGGTGTTTCGCGTGGGTTACCAGAAGTACGGCACCCTCGTGCTCCTCAAGGGCAAGGGGCTGCTGGAGAAGAAGCTCGCGCCGCTGGGCTACAGGGTGCAGTGGGCCGAGTTCCCGGCAGGACCACAGCTCCTCGAATCGCTCAATGCCGGCGCCGTCGATTTCGGCTCGGCCGGCGAGGCGCCCCCGATCTTCGCCCAGGCCGCGAGCCCGAACCTCGTCTACGTCGCGGCCGAGCCGCCGGCACCCAAGGGCGAGGCGATCCTGGTGAAGCCGGATTCCCCGATCAAGACGGTCGCGGACCTGCGCGGCCGCACGGTCGCCCTCAACAAGGGCTCGAACGTGCACTTCCTGCTGGTGCGGGCCCTCGAAGAGGCGGGCGTGCCCTACGAGGAGGTGAAGACCGCCTTTCTGACGCCGGCCGACGGTGCCGCCGCCTTCGCCCGCGGCGCCGTCGATGCCTGGGTGATCTGGGACCCCTACCAGGCCTCGGGCGAGCGCTCGACGGGTGCGCGCACGCTGGCGAACGGCGAGGGGCTGGCCCCGAACCGGCAGTTCTACCTGTCGCGCCGCGACTTCGCCGACCAGAACCGCAAGGCGATCGACGCGCTGATCGCGGCGGTCGCCGAGATCGACGCCTGGGCCAAGGACAACACCGATGCCGTAGCGGCCGAATTGGCGCCCAGCGTCGGCATCCCGGCGCCGATCTTGGCGGTGGCGCTGCGGCGGCAATCCTACGGCGTCGCCCCCCTCGACGCTGCTGCCATCGCCGACCAGCAGCGCGTCGCCGACACGTTCCACAAGTTGAAGCTCCTGCCGAAGCCGATCACCGTGTCGGACGCGGTGTGGAAGCCGGGGAGCTGA
- a CDS encoding carboxymuconolactone decarboxylase family protein, translating to MRALLALALIVSPLAARAAERLPTIPPNQYTPEQKQAAEAFEAARKTPVFGPFEPLMYSPEVMTLARSMGDYLRYKPKIGTTLSELVILITARRWTQDYEWYVHAPIARKAGIADPVIAAIRDGRRPDGMSADETLVYDFTSELQENKRVSDATFARAEQRFGKAGVVDLAAISGYYTFLAMELNTARYPLPKDGTPLPRLPE from the coding sequence ATGCGCGCCCTCCTCGCCCTCGCCCTCATCGTCTCACCGCTCGCGGCTCGGGCCGCGGAGAGGCTGCCGACGATTCCGCCGAACCAGTACACGCCCGAGCAGAAGCAGGCCGCCGAAGCCTTCGAGGCGGCGCGCAAGACGCCCGTCTTCGGCCCCTTCGAGCCGCTGATGTACTCGCCCGAGGTGATGACGCTCGCCCGCTCGATGGGCGATTATCTGCGCTACAAGCCGAAGATCGGCACCACGCTGTCGGAACTCGTCATCCTGATCACGGCGCGGCGCTGGACGCAGGACTACGAGTGGTACGTCCACGCGCCGATCGCCAGGAAAGCCGGCATCGCCGATCCGGTGATCGCGGCGATCCGGGATGGGCGGCGCCCGGACGGCATGAGCGCCGACGAGACGCTGGTCTACGACTTCACCAGCGAGCTGCAGGAGAACAAGCGCGTCTCGGACGCAACCTTCGCCAGGGCGGAGCAGCGCTTCGGCAAGGCCGGCGTCGTCGATCTCGCGGCCATCAGCGGCTACTACACCTTCCTGGCGATGGAGCTGAACACGGCCCGCTATCCTCTCCCGAAGGACGGCACCCCGCTCCCTCGCCTGCCGGAATGA
- the typA gene encoding translational GTPase TypA has product MKLRNIAIIAHVDHGKTTLVDKLLQQSGTFRENQRVEERAMDSNDLEKERGITILAKATSVVWKDTRINIVDTPGHADFGGEVERILSMVDGVIVLVDAAEGPMPQTKFVVGKALKIGLRPIVAINKVDRPDARINEVVNEVFDLFAALDATDEQLDFPILYGSGRSGWMATAPDGDQSEGLSPLFDLVLQHVPPARTEEGPFRMLGTLLEANPFLGRIITGRIAAGTVKPNQSIKVLDREGKVVETGRVSKILAFRGLERAPIEVGEAGDIVSIAGLVKGTVADTFCDPQVDTPIQAQPIDPPTVTMSFIVNDSPLAGTEGDKVTSRMIRDRLFKEAEGNVTLKIEEAADKDSFYVSGRGELQLSILIETMRREGFEIAVSRPRVVYEKDESGQILEPVEEVVIDVDEEHSGVVVQKMSERKAEMLEMRPSGGDRLRLVFHAPTRGLIGYQGELLTDTRGTAIMNRLFKAYEPYKGEMPGRRNGVLISNDKGEAVAYAMWNLEDRGPMMIEPGWKVYQGMIVGEHNRENDLEVNVLKGKKLTNIRTTSKDEAVRLTPPIKMTLERSLAWIQDDELVEVTPKSIRLRKAVLDPNDRKRAERAKEALA; this is encoded by the coding sequence ATGAAGCTGCGCAACATCGCCATCATCGCCCACGTCGACCACGGCAAGACCACGCTCGTCGACAAGCTGCTCCAGCAGTCCGGCACCTTCCGCGAGAACCAGCGGGTCGAGGAGCGAGCGATGGACTCGAACGACCTCGAGAAGGAGCGCGGCATCACCATCCTGGCCAAAGCGACCTCGGTCGTCTGGAAGGACACCCGCATCAACATCGTGGACACCCCCGGTCACGCCGATTTCGGCGGCGAGGTCGAGCGCATCCTCTCGATGGTCGACGGTGTGATCGTGCTGGTCGACGCCGCCGAGGGTCCGATGCCGCAGACCAAGTTCGTGGTCGGCAAGGCGCTCAAGATCGGCCTGCGCCCGATCGTGGCGATCAACAAGGTCGACCGTCCGGACGCGCGCATCAACGAGGTGGTCAACGAGGTCTTCGATCTGTTCGCCGCCCTCGATGCTACCGACGAGCAGCTCGACTTCCCGATCCTCTACGGCTCGGGCCGGTCCGGCTGGATGGCGACCGCGCCGGACGGCGACCAGAGCGAGGGCCTGAGCCCGCTCTTCGATCTCGTCCTCCAGCACGTGCCGCCGGCGCGTACCGAGGAGGGGCCGTTCCGGATGCTCGGCACACTGCTCGAGGCCAACCCCTTCCTCGGCCGCATCATCACGGGCCGCATCGCCGCTGGTACGGTCAAGCCCAACCAGTCGATCAAGGTGCTCGATCGCGAGGGCAAGGTCGTGGAGACCGGCCGCGTCTCGAAGATCCTGGCCTTCCGCGGCCTCGAGCGCGCCCCGATCGAGGTCGGCGAGGCGGGCGACATCGTCTCGATCGCGGGCCTCGTGAAGGGCACGGTGGCCGACACATTCTGCGACCCGCAGGTCGACACCCCGATCCAGGCCCAGCCGATCGACCCGCCGACCGTGACGATGTCGTTCATCGTCAACGACTCACCCCTCGCGGGCACCGAGGGCGACAAGGTCACGAGCCGCATGATCCGCGACCGCCTATTCAAGGAGGCCGAGGGCAACGTCACGCTCAAGATCGAGGAGGCGGCCGATAAGGATAGCTTCTACGTCTCGGGCCGCGGCGAGCTTCAGCTCTCGATTTTGATCGAGACCATGCGCCGCGAGGGCTTCGAGATCGCCGTCTCGCGTCCCCGCGTGGTCTACGAGAAGGACGAGTCGGGCCAGATCCTCGAGCCCGTCGAGGAAGTCGTGATCGACGTGGACGAGGAGCACTCGGGCGTCGTCGTGCAGAAGATGTCCGAGCGCAAGGCCGAGATGCTGGAGATGCGTCCCTCCGGCGGCGACCGCCTGCGCCTCGTCTTCCACGCCCCCACCCGCGGCCTGATCGGCTACCAGGGCGAGCTGCTGACCGACACCCGCGGCACCGCGATCATGAACCGGCTGTTCAAGGCCTACGAACCCTACAAGGGCGAGATGCCGGGCCGGCGCAACGGCGTGCTGATCTCGAACGACAAGGGCGAGGCCGTGGCCTACGCCATGTGGAACCTCGAGGACCGCGGTCCGATGATGATCGAGCCCGGCTGGAAGGTCTACCAGGGCATGATCGTCGGCGAGCACAACCGCGAGAACGACCTCGAGGTGAACGTGCTCAAGGGCAAGAAGCTCACCAACATCCGCACCACCTCGAAGGACGAGGCCGTGCGCCTGACGCCGCCGATCAAGATGACGCTGGAGCGCTCGCTGGCCTGGATCCAGGACGACGAGCTGGTCGAGGTCACGCCGAAGTCGATCCGCCTGCGCAAGGCCGTGCTCGACCCGAACGACCGCAAGCGCGCCGAGCGCGCGAAGGAAGCGCTGGCCTAG
- a CDS encoding DUF3325 domain-containing protein, whose amino-acid sequence MTPLVVALNLALCFAGFAALALSLDRHHRDALAGRVPPGRVLPMRLAGWGLLALSLAGAVAWEGWNFGPVQWIGALTGAALLVVLVLSYRPAWLRPAALLALPLGLALVPAILLG is encoded by the coding sequence ATGACGCCGCTCGTCGTCGCCCTCAACCTCGCCCTGTGCTTCGCCGGATTCGCGGCGCTGGCGCTGAGCCTCGACCGCCACCACCGCGACGCGCTCGCGGGCCGCGTCCCGCCCGGCCGCGTCCTGCCGATGCGGCTCGCGGGCTGGGGCCTACTCGCCCTCTCGCTCGCCGGAGCGGTGGCCTGGGAGGGCTGGAATTTCGGGCCGGTGCAGTGGATCGGCGCGCTCACCGGTGCCGCGCTCCTCGTGGTGCTGGTGCTGAGCTACCGCCCGGCCTGGCTGCGCCCGGCCGCCCTCCTGGCGCTGCCGCTCGGCCTCGCGCTGGTCCCGGCGATCCTGCTCGGCTGA
- a CDS encoding PepSY-associated TM helix domain-containing protein, with translation MRQGFRPSMAWLHAWSGLVVGWVLFAVFVTGTASFYKTEISRWMRPELVATETDPGRAAELGAGFLARQMPDALGWYIELPSPEKPAISVNWWKSMDGPFHQALLDPVTGAPSAARATRGGDFLYRFHYELSMPPTLGRYVVGACTLVMLVALISGIVTHRRIFADFFTFRRDRSAQRGWLDAHNVAGVLGLPFHLMIAYTGLTLLATLYMPWGVRTAYKGDEIRYFVEAGLMPELRWATGKPGTLTPLGPVVAASVARGGEAPEGLSVWNPGDAAATVVAIFEEPHGLSHHHPQIAFDGQTGAVLGQTGAVGAATGTGTVMAGLHMGHFAGPALRVLLFLCGLMGAATVATGLVLWAVARAPKGAAPTGFGLRLVRALNLGTIAGLPAGIAAYFLANRLLPVGLAERASWEIGAFFGAWALVALHGALRPGPRAWPHALGIVGALYIAVPPVSALTVGLTLSGGALRFPGFDLTMLLLGLGFVLAARKAAARAGTPLRHPARGMTGEEALRA, from the coding sequence ATGCGGCAGGGTTTCCGGCCATCGATGGCGTGGCTGCACGCCTGGTCCGGCCTCGTGGTCGGCTGGGTGCTGTTCGCGGTCTTCGTCACCGGAACGGCGAGCTTCTACAAGACCGAGATCTCGCGCTGGATGCGGCCGGAACTCGTCGCGACCGAGACAGATCCGGGCCGCGCGGCCGAGCTCGGCGCCGGCTTCCTGGCGCGCCAGATGCCCGACGCGCTGGGCTGGTACATCGAGCTGCCGAGCCCCGAGAAGCCCGCGATCTCGGTAAACTGGTGGAAGAGCATGGACGGGCCGTTCCACCAGGCGCTACTCGATCCCGTGACCGGCGCGCCGAGCGCCGCGCGCGCGACGCGGGGCGGGGACTTTCTCTACCGCTTCCACTACGAGCTGAGCATGCCGCCGACGCTCGGGCGCTACGTCGTCGGGGCCTGCACCCTTGTGATGCTGGTGGCGCTCATCTCCGGCATCGTCACGCACCGGCGGATCTTCGCCGACTTCTTCACCTTCCGGCGGGACCGCTCGGCCCAGCGCGGCTGGCTCGACGCCCACAACGTCGCGGGCGTCCTCGGCCTGCCTTTCCACCTGATGATCGCCTATACGGGCCTGACCCTGCTGGCGACGCTCTACATGCCCTGGGGCGTGCGCACGGCCTACAAGGGCGACGAGATCCGTTACTTCGTCGAGGCCGGCCTGATGCCGGAGTTGCGCTGGGCAACCGGAAAGCCCGGCACGCTGACGCCGCTCGGCCCGGTCGTCGCGGCCTCGGTCGCGCGCGGCGGCGAGGCACCCGAGGGGCTGTCGGTGTGGAACCCGGGCGACGCGGCCGCAACGGTGGTCGCGATCTTCGAGGAGCCTCACGGCCTGTCCCACCACCACCCGCAGATCGCCTTCGACGGGCAGACCGGTGCGGTGCTCGGCCAGACCGGCGCGGTCGGTGCCGCGACCGGGACCGGCACCGTGATGGCGGGGCTCCACATGGGCCACTTCGCGGGCCCAGCCCTGAGGGTCCTGCTCTTCCTCTGCGGCCTGATGGGCGCGGCGACGGTGGCGACCGGTCTCGTGCTCTGGGCGGTGGCGCGAGCGCCGAAGGGGGCTGCGCCCACGGGCTTCGGCCTGCGGCTGGTGCGCGCGCTCAACCTCGGCACGATCGCCGGCCTGCCGGCGGGCATCGCCGCCTACTTCCTGGCGAACCGCCTGCTGCCGGTCGGCTTGGCCGAGCGGGCCTCCTGGGAGATCGGCGCCTTCTTCGGGGCCTGGGCGCTCGTCGCCCTGCACGGGGCCCTGCGGCCGGGGCCGCGGGCTTGGCCGCACGCGCTCGGAATCGTCGGCGCGCTCTACATCGCGGTGCCACCGGTCTCCGCCCTGACCGTAGGGCTGACGCTGTCCGGAGGCGCGCTCCGCTTCCCGGGCTTCGATCTCACGATGCTGCTCCTCGGGCTCGGCTTCGTTCTGGCGGCCCGCAAGGCCGCCGCCCGCGCGGGTACGCCGCTCCGTCACCCGGCCCGCGGCATGACCGGTGAGGAGGCTCTCCGCGCATGA
- a CDS encoding iron transporter encodes MSLRTGPTSVYRAAVLGRILLAAFGGYAVAALATGLLALVLPMSRSEAVTTATLLSFAVMVAVVVAVFAVRSVGRAAALVIGLATPLAGGLWLAGAFTG; translated from the coding sequence GTGAGCCTGCGCACGGGCCCGACCTCGGTCTATCGCGCGGCCGTTCTCGGCCGGATCCTGCTCGCGGCATTCGGCGGCTACGCGGTGGCGGCGCTGGCGACGGGTCTGCTCGCCCTCGTCCTGCCGATGTCCCGCTCGGAGGCCGTGACCACGGCGACGCTGCTGAGCTTTGCCGTGATGGTCGCCGTGGTGGTGGCGGTGTTCGCGGTACGGTCCGTAGGGCGGGCCGCCGCGCTGGTCATCGGGCTCGCCACCCCGCTCGCGGGCGGGCTCTGGCTCGCCGGCGCCTTCACCGGCTGA
- a CDS encoding HD domain-containing phosphohydrolase, translating into MDALLVDDSSTSRMRLREMLAAEPGVAVNAHANPAAALIEAQMRAFDLILVDYHMPEMSGLAFIERIRTIPHYAQVPVVMITSDVCDAVRLAAVEAGATDFLAKRTTGVELRARLRNFVRLAAAVRRLAEQAALLDGAAEAAMRHMHEREEEIIFRLSLAVEYRDNDTGDHTWRVARYSELMAEALGLPPDACRRLYLAAPLHDVGKVAVPDGVLLKRGKLDPEEFALIQTHAEIGRRILGDSESELIQLAAEIAGAHHEKWDGSGYPRGLAGQAIPLAARIVAVADVFDALTSERPYKKAVPFEDALDLIQAESGRHFDPACVAAFVRCWPEIVAAGRCGSGVRAGRASATEPWARVPMLLREISAGVPEPADAAA; encoded by the coding sequence ATGGATGCACTTCTCGTCGACGACAGCTCGACCAGCCGCATGCGCCTGCGCGAGATGCTCGCGGCTGAGCCGGGCGTCGCGGTCAACGCGCATGCCAACCCGGCCGCGGCCCTGATCGAGGCGCAGATGCGGGCCTTCGATCTCATCCTGGTCGACTACCACATGCCGGAGATGAGCGGCCTCGCATTCATCGAGCGGATCCGCACCATCCCGCACTACGCGCAGGTGCCGGTGGTGATGATCACCAGCGACGTCTGCGATGCGGTGCGCCTCGCCGCCGTCGAGGCCGGGGCCACTGACTTCCTGGCCAAGCGCACCACGGGCGTGGAGTTGCGCGCTCGCTTGCGCAATTTCGTGCGGCTGGCCGCCGCGGTCCGCCGCCTCGCCGAGCAGGCGGCGCTCCTCGACGGCGCGGCCGAAGCCGCCATGCGGCACATGCACGAGCGCGAGGAAGAGATCATCTTCCGCCTATCGCTCGCCGTCGAGTACCGGGACAACGACACTGGCGACCATACTTGGCGGGTCGCTCGCTACAGTGAACTGATGGCCGAGGCGCTGGGTCTTCCCCCGGATGCTTGCCGCCGTCTCTACCTCGCCGCGCCGCTGCACGACGTCGGCAAGGTGGCGGTCCCGGACGGCGTCCTGCTGAAGCGGGGCAAGCTCGACCCGGAGGAGTTCGCGCTAATCCAGACCCACGCCGAGATCGGCCGCCGCATCCTGGGCGACAGCGAGTCCGAGTTGATCCAGCTCGCGGCCGAGATCGCGGGCGCGCACCACGAGAAGTGGGACGGCAGCGGCTATCCGCGGGGTTTGGCCGGACAGGCGATCCCGCTCGCGGCCCGGATCGTGGCCGTGGCCGACGTGTTCGACGCGCTGACGAGCGAGCGCCCCTACAAGAAGGCGGTGCCGTTCGAGGATGCGCTCGACCTGATCCAGGCCGAGAGCGGGCGCCATTTCGATCCGGCCTGCGTCGCGGCGTTCGTGCGGTGCTGGCCGGAGATCGTCGCGGCGGGGCGCTGCGGGTCTGGGGTACGCGCGGGACGCGCGAGCGCCACCGAGCCCTGGGCACGGGTGCCGATGCTGCTGCGGGAGATCTCAGCCGGTGTTCCGGAGCCCGCGGACGCGGCAGCCTGA
- the minC gene encoding septum site-determining protein MinC, which translates to MATVLAPLPPVADWLAELDALGRRAPAFFAGRPVILDLTGLRLTQADLAELVADLAARDIAILGIEGAPTGVLGPGLPPALSGGRPAGEVVPPEADASDAAPAASAAPAAPPPARSLILDQPVRSGQTILHLEGDVIVLGAVASGAEVIAGGSIHVYGPLRGRAIAGAAGQAGARIWCRKFEPELVAIDGLYKAADDLDPAFRAQPVEVRLVEDAIRLALLERG; encoded by the coding sequence ATGGCGACCGTGCTTGCCCCCCTGCCCCCGGTCGCCGACTGGCTCGCCGAGTTGGACGCGCTCGGGCGCCGGGCCCCCGCCTTCTTCGCGGGGCGCCCGGTGATCCTCGACCTGACGGGGCTGCGCCTGACACAGGCGGACCTCGCGGAGTTGGTCGCGGATCTCGCCGCGCGCGACATCGCGATTCTCGGCATCGAGGGCGCCCCGACCGGCGTTCTGGGGCCGGGCCTGCCACCCGCTCTCTCCGGCGGCCGGCCGGCGGGTGAGGTCGTGCCCCCGGAGGCCGACGCGTCCGACGCCGCCCCGGCCGCGTCTGCGGCCCCCGCCGCGCCGCCGCCCGCCCGCTCGCTGATCCTCGATCAGCCGGTGCGCTCAGGCCAGACGATCCTGCATCTCGAAGGCGACGTGATCGTGCTCGGCGCCGTCGCCTCCGGCGCCGAAGTAATCGCCGGCGGCTCGATCCATGTCTACGGCCCCTTGCGCGGACGCGCCATCGCGGGCGCCGCGGGCCAAGCCGGCGCCCGGATCTGGTGCCGCAAGTTCGAGCCCGAACTCGTCGCGATCGACGGGCTCTACAAGGCGGCCGACGACCTCGACCCGGCCTTTCGCGCGCAGCCGGTCGAGGTTCGACTGGTCGAGGACGCGATCCGGCTGGCGCTGCTCGAACGGGGGTGA
- the minC gene encoding septum site-determining protein MinC, whose amino-acid sequence MPLADWFAGLDAALRRSPTLFDGRAVILDLAALQPEPEALRTILSDLRQRRIRILGLEGVDPGDDGLPPLLLNGRPTQNLDLPALPPAEPETTSLTIEGSVRSGQSIVHRTGDVTVMGSVSSGAEILAGGSIHIYGALRGRAIAGAARNPRARICCRKFEPELLGIDRLVRTAEDMGSHLRGRPAQIWLDGGAIRMASLD is encoded by the coding sequence ATGCCGCTCGCCGACTGGTTCGCGGGTCTCGACGCGGCGCTCCGGCGGTCGCCGACCCTGTTCGACGGCCGCGCCGTGATCCTCGACCTCGCCGCGCTCCAACCGGAGCCGGAGGCGCTCCGCACGATCCTCTCGGATCTGCGCCAGCGCCGCATCCGGATCCTCGGCCTCGAAGGGGTCGATCCGGGTGACGACGGCCTGCCGCCGCTGCTTTTGAACGGCCGGCCCACCCAGAATCTCGACCTGCCGGCGCTGCCGCCGGCGGAGCCCGAGACGACCTCGCTGACCATCGAGGGCTCTGTGCGCTCCGGTCAGTCGATCGTCCACCGCACCGGGGACGTGACGGTGATGGGCTCGGTCTCCTCCGGGGCCGAGATCCTGGCCGGCGGCTCCATCCACATCTACGGCGCCCTGCGGGGGCGCGCCATCGCCGGCGCCGCCCGCAATCCCCGCGCCCGCATCTGCTGCCGCAAGTTCGAGCCCGAGCTGCTCGGGATCGACCGCCTCGTCCGCACGGCCGAGGACATGGGGTCCCATCTGCGGGGTCGTCCCGCCCAGATCTGGCTCGATGGCGGCGCTATCCGAATGGCAAGCTTGGATTGA
- the minD gene encoding septum site-determining protein MinD has protein sequence MAKVLVVTSGKGGVGKTTTTAALGAALAQSGKSVCVVDFDVGLRNLDLVMGAERRVVYDLINVVNGDAKLPQALIKDKRLETLHLLPASQTRDKDALTDEGVSRVMEELREKFDWVICDSPAGIERGAQLAMRHADVAVVVTNPEVSSVRDSDRIIGLLDSKTARAERGETIDKHLILTRYDPSRADRGDMLKTEDVLEILSIPLLAIIPESQEVLKASNVGCPVTLNNPLCAPARAYADAAKRLNGESIPMTMPTERKSFLDKLLMRRAA, from the coding sequence ATGGCAAAGGTTCTCGTCGTTACATCCGGTAAGGGTGGCGTCGGCAAGACGACGACCACCGCGGCCCTCGGCGCCGCCCTGGCGCAGTCGGGCAAGAGCGTCTGCGTCGTCGACTTCGACGTCGGCCTGCGCAACCTCGACCTCGTGATGGGCGCCGAGCGGCGCGTCGTCTACGACCTCATCAACGTGGTCAACGGCGACGCCAAGCTCCCGCAGGCGCTGATCAAGGACAAGCGCCTCGAGACGCTCCACCTGCTGCCGGCCTCCCAGACCCGGGACAAGGACGCGCTCACCGACGAGGGTGTCTCCCGGGTGATGGAGGAGCTGCGCGAGAAGTTCGACTGGGTGATCTGCGACAGCCCGGCCGGCATCGAGCGCGGCGCGCAGCTCGCCATGCGGCACGCGGACGTGGCGGTCGTGGTGACGAACCCCGAGGTCTCCTCGGTGCGCGATTCCGACCGGATCATCGGCCTGCTCGACTCGAAGACGGCGCGCGCCGAGCGGGGCGAGACCATCGACAAGCACCTGATCCTCACCCGCTACGACCCCAGCCGGGCCGACCGCGGCGACATGCTGAAGACCGAGGACGTGCTGGAGATCCTCTCGATCCCGCTGCTCGCCATCATCCCGGAGAGCCAGGAGGTCCTGAAGGCCTCGAACGTCGGCTGCCCGGTGACGCTCAACAACCCGCTCTGCGCCCCGGCCCGCGCCTACGCGGACGCCGCCAAGCGCCTGAACGGCGAGAGCATCCCGATGACGATGCCGACCGAGCGCAAGTCCTTCCTCGACAAGCTCCTGATGCGGAGGGCGGCATGA
- the minE gene encoding cell division topological specificity factor MinE, with translation MNLRGIFKQRTSSTVARERLQLILAHERAESGRPDLVITLREEILAVIAKHVAVERDKVKITLDRGEGVSTLGVDIELPLNSSAKFAAEKEKKAA, from the coding sequence ATGAACCTGCGGGGCATCTTCAAGCAGCGGACATCGAGCACGGTCGCCCGCGAGCGGCTGCAGCTGATCCTGGCGCACGAGCGCGCCGAGAGCGGGCGCCCGGACCTCGTGATCACGCTCCGCGAGGAGATCCTCGCGGTGATCGCCAAGCACGTCGCTGTGGAGCGCGACAAGGTGAAGATCACCCTCGACCGCGGCGAGGGTGTCTCCACCCTCGGCGTGGACATCGAGCTACCGCTCAACTCCTCCGCGAAATTCGCGGCGGAGAAGGAGAAGAAGGCCGCCTGA
- a CDS encoding cytochrome P450, whose translation MNARDALLDAPRLVPPRREPAARPLRLIPYIQSLRSNALLAWPRAAYEEPVTRRRVLGRNTFTVSDPDAIRHILVDNQANYLRTSGSVRILRPILGDGLLISEGAAWRHQRRALAPAFTPRAIDRLAPHITSAVDDAMVELEAEAARGPVELFAFLHRLALEIAGRSMFSVAMERHGPELRRFIAAYSVRIGRPHLLDILIPLGWPAPLDLPRALFRRRWTPFLDTIIAARASEAAPREARDLLDLLMAVRNPDTGEAFSYGELRDQVATMILAGHETTAVALFWALYMLALAPELQERIAEEARGADLADAAGCASDGRLPLTRAVVDETLRLYPPAFLIVRRAVEADRIGEQAIAPGDVVAIPPWVLHRHRRFWRDPDAFDPARFLPGAPSVPRYAYLPFGVGPRVCIGAQFALTEAVLALARIVGRFRISPVDPRPILPAAVVTTQPERTPPFRLEAR comes from the coding sequence ATGAACGCGCGTGATGCCCTCCTCGACGCTCCGCGGCTGGTGCCGCCGCGGCGGGAACCGGCCGCGCGCCCGCTGCGGCTGATCCCCTACATCCAGTCGCTGCGCTCCAATGCCCTGCTCGCCTGGCCGCGCGCAGCCTACGAGGAGCCGGTCACGCGGCGCCGGGTGCTCGGCCGCAACACGTTCACGGTCAGCGACCCGGACGCGATCCGGCACATCCTCGTCGACAACCAGGCGAACTACCTGCGCACCTCCGGCTCGGTACGCATCCTGCGCCCCATCCTGGGGGACGGCCTGCTGATCAGCGAGGGCGCGGCCTGGCGCCACCAGCGCCGGGCGCTCGCTCCTGCCTTCACCCCGCGGGCGATCGACCGCCTCGCCCCTCACATCACCTCCGCGGTGGACGACGCGATGGTCGAGCTGGAGGCGGAGGCCGCCCGCGGCCCGGTCGAGCTCTTCGCGTTCCTGCACAGGCTGGCCCTGGAGATCGCCGGGCGCAGCATGTTCTCGGTGGCGATGGAGCGGCACGGGCCGGAGCTCCGGCGCTTCATCGCCGCGTACTCGGTGCGGATCGGGCGCCCGCACCTCCTCGACATCCTGATCCCGCTCGGCTGGCCCGCGCCCCTCGACCTGCCCCGCGCCCTGTTCCGGCGCCGCTGGACGCCCTTCCTCGACACGATCATCGCGGCCCGCGCCTCGGAAGCCGCCCCGCGCGAGGCGCGCGATCTGCTCGACCTGCTGATGGCCGTGCGCAACCCCGATACCGGCGAGGCCTTCAGCTACGGCGAGTTGCGCGACCAGGTCGCCACCATGATCCTGGCGGGGCACGAGACGACGGCCGTCGCCCTGTTCTGGGCCCTCTACATGCTGGCGCTGGCGCCCGAGCTCCAGGAGCGGATCGCGGAGGAGGCGCGAGGCGCCGACCTCGCCGATGCGGCGGGCTGCGCCAGCGACGGACGCCTGCCGCTGACCCGCGCGGTGGTGGACGAGACCCTGCGGCTCTACCCGCCCGCCTTTCTGATCGTGCGCCGCGCGGTCGAGGCCGATCGGATCGGCGAGCAGGCGATCGCGCCGGGCGACGTCGTGGCGATCCCGCCCTGGGTGCTGCACCGGCACCGCCGCTTCTGGCGCGACCCGGACGCGTTCGATCCGGCACGCTTCCTGCCGGGCGCCCCTTCGGTGCCGCGCTACGCCTACCTGCCCTTCGGCGTGGGCCCGCGGGTCTGCATCGGCGCGCAATTCGCATTGACCGAGGCGGTGCTGGCGCTCGCCCGCATCGTCGGGCGCTTCCGGATCAGCCCGGTCGATCCGCGGCCGATCCTGCCGGCTGCGGTGGTGACGACCCAGCCCGAGCGCACGCCGCCGTTCCGGCTGGAAGCGCGGTAG